The sequence below is a genomic window from Draconibacterium halophilum.
TGAGCCTTGATAAAGTTTGGAAACAAAACCTGAATGATATTCCAAACCTGACGATTACCGTTAGTCACTACCTGTTCCTGATTACGCAGGTGGGTATGAAAAAAGCGGTGAAAGCGGTACTAAGCGAAGACAATCCGCTGATGCAGATTACCATCGATAAAATGAGCAATTAGACAATGTTTTTTTCGCAGATAGCGTTTACGTTAAACAATTGTTTCAGCGAAATCCGCGTCATCTGCGAGAAACTTTTAAGAAAACAGAAATGGCAGACTTTATAAAAATAAATCCAACCGACAATGTGATCATCGCCTTAAAAGATTTTACGGCCGGTGAATCGATTGTCGTTGATGAGCAGGAGCTGGCAATTAAAAATGATGTTCCGAAAGGGCACAAAATTGCACTTACTGCTATTGCCGAAAACGAGGATATTATTAAATATGGTGCGCCGATTGGTCATGCTACACAAGCCATCGAAACCGGAGAACACATACATGTTCAGAATCTGAAAACAAATCTTTCGGGCACCATCAATTATTCGTTCGATCAGAAATTAAACGAAATGGCCGTTGCTGAACGAGAGCTTACTTTTCAGGGTTACAAGCGTAGCAATGGCAAGGTTGGAATCCGTAACGAGCTGTGGATTGTGCCAACAGTTGGTTGTGTGAACGGACAGGCGCAGCAGATCATCGATCTGTTTAAGCAGGAAGTAAATCCTACCGATATTGATGCGGTAGAAGTATTTAAACACAGCTATGGTTGCTCGCAGTTGGGCGACGACCATGTAAATACCCAAAAAGCATTGGCTGATGTGATCAATCACCCGAATGCCGGTGGTGTTTTTGTGTTGGGGCTGGGTTGCGAAAATAACCAGATCGACCACCTGAAAAAGTTCATTGGCGATTTTGATGAAAGCCGTGTGCGCTTTTTAGCGTCGCAGGATGTGGAAGATGAGGTGGAAACCGGACTGGAGATTTTGAAGGAGATCTACGAAGTGATGCACACCGATAAACGTGAGGCTGTTCCAGTGTCGGAACTGAATATCGGTTTAAAATGTGGTGGCTCGGATGGTTTTTCAGGAATTACTGCCAATCCACTGGTAGGTGCTTTCTCCGATTT
It includes:
- a CDS encoding UxaA family hydrolase encodes the protein MADFIKINPTDNVIIALKDFTAGESIVVDEQELAIKNDVPKGHKIALTAIAENEDIIKYGAPIGHATQAIETGEHIHVQNLKTNLSGTINYSFDQKLNEMAVAERELTFQGYKRSNGKVGIRNELWIVPTVGCVNGQAQQIIDLFKQEVNPTDIDAVEVFKHSYGCSQLGDDHVNTQKALADVINHPNAGGVFVLGLGCENNQIDHLKKFIGDFDESRVRFLASQDVEDEVETGLEILKEIYEVMHTDKREAVPVSELNIGLKCGGSDGFSGITANPLVGAFSDFLVAQGGTTILTEVPEMFGAETLLMERAQNKEVFDKTVSLINDFKDYYLQHNLPVYENPSPGNKKGGISTLEDKSLGCTQKGGTATVVDVLKYAEPLKTKGLNLLSAPGNDLVAASALGFSGCQMVLFTTGRGTPFGSFVPTMKISTNSDLFNKKKNWIDFNAGTLLEGKTMDELLEDFVQYIIEVASGKQLNHEKTGFKEIAIFKTGVTL